In Meleagris gallopavo isolate NT-WF06-2002-E0010 breed Aviagen turkey brand Nicholas breeding stock chromosome 15, Turkey_5.1, whole genome shotgun sequence, one DNA window encodes the following:
- the RELL2 gene encoding RELT-like protein 2 codes for MSDQSSSEDGESDSQHSLYMVFLLVLVFFIMGLVGFLICHVLKKKGYRCRTFRDELDPDNKDVLAELQANEEEELNEDTVEKIVRCIIQNEANAEALKEMLGDNDGDIAVPMPSLCPHRNSQDGGPPHHHTVHLGSTQAPCIHCSKRRRHPLHRQGRSKDGKGRMHPGETTVFSVGRFRVTHIGKKPAFHEQQDGAQPDGSKEPSTEELEHSSERFQREQARNGTVPTGSLENGAVQEGTQGGKGTEQSRTGTPVPGTAVGSSPGSTSRQRRLLSRRVLGGSSPSIPGQLGQEEAGLGSADEVSDIHGSLSLHEVPDEMGREDSSRRQPGEENMGQQEPSAVVHDRGATV; via the exons ATGTCCGACCAGAGCAGCAGCGAAGATGGGGAGTCCGactcccagcacagcctgtaCATGGTCTTCCTCCTTGTCTTGGTCTTCTTCATCATGGGGCTGGTAGGGTTCCTCATCTGCCATGTCCTGAAGAAGAAGGGCTACCGGTGCAGGACGTTCCGGGATGAACTCGACCCAGATAACAAGGACGTGCTGGCAGAACTCCAGGCCA ATGAAGAGGAGGAGCTGAACGAGGATACCGTGGAGAAGATCGTGAGATGCATCATCCAGAATGAAG caaatgcagaagcccTCAAGGAGATGCTGGGGGACAATGACGGGGACATCGCAGTGCCAATGCCCAG CCTTTGTCCCCACCGTAACAGCCAGGATGGAGGGCCCCCTCACCACCATACAGTGCACCTGGGCTCCACGCAAGCCCCCTGCATCCACTGCAGCAAAAGGAGGAGGCACCCACTGCACCGCCAGGGCCGGTCCAAGGATGGCAAAGGCCGGATGCACCCTGGAGAGACCACTGTCTTCTCAGTGGGCAG GTTCCGTGTCACGCACATCGGGAAGAAGCCGGCTTTCCATGAGCAGCAGGACGGTGCCCAGCCTGATGGCAGCAAGGAGCCAAGCACGGAggagctggagcacagcagtgagcgGTTCCAACGAGAGCAGGCTCGCAATGGGACTGTCCCCACGGGTAGCCTGGAGaatggggctgtgcaggagggGACACAGGGTGGCaagggcacagagcagagccgCACCGGCACCCCAGTGCCTGGCACTGCAGTGGGCAGCTCTCCTGGGAGCACCAGTCGGCAGCGGAGGCTGCTGAGCCGCCGGGTTCTGGGAGGGTCGAGTCCCAGCATCCCAGGTcagctggggcaggaggaggccGGACTGGGGTCAGCAGATGAGGTGTCGGATATTCACGGGAGCCTGAGCCTACACGAAGTGCCGGATGAGATGGGGAGAGaagacagcagcaggaggcagcccGGAGAAGAGAACATGGGCCAGCAG GAGCCCAGCGCTGTGGTGCACGACCGAGGAGCCACTGTGTGA
- the FCHSD1 gene encoding F-BAR and double SH3 domains protein 1 isoform X1, translating to MQPPPRKGKLSQVVKLHFAEQLCGLQSKQQRDAELLEDIRSYSKQRAAIEREYGQALQRLASQFVKRDWQRGRSDAGDSRSVFAVWKGIIEGTAYTGQARVTASESYRSLAAEATKSSRMSKERMLKKSMEQLQKAQAELLETVKELDKAKKQFSHLQRSSEVAKDKAADVEARLRKSDRRIFHTKASLQKLSAKFSMQMAEYSKQRAGVQNEYVLTLVSANAHLEHYYHVELPAIMQALDGDLYERLRDHLSTAGRAEVESCEITQDWFQRISEAAARVCREQDLLLFLQDHTAFMLVPEQRFQLDGIQEMSLLQPEDGGASLEKEARRWAMRATRDSKNKAHGEEVLQRLEARRHQVPEAEVAAVERQMEEVRENIWKAEVGRAKAEARLALLRTAGLDVDSWLAGAVRAGVELPRTPSTEAPTGLDPTEFDDYDSDETFEEAEPGHAARTYPYTCRVIFGYQGCHADELSIAQGEELEVIEDGDMEEWVKARNKAGQVGYVPEKYLLCLSCVGSESGSAASTGTTGPSGAALQRQLSSIMAAELVLEPGAWLVRALYDYEGQSPEELSFPEGAIIRVLPRAEDEVDDGFWTGDFDGRVGVFPSLVVEELTGARGTAGQELPSPSPPPFSPPGLALSASLGSGPELLLEGECQGGGLGGTQSLSEPSVDLVCRHEGTSSGQSSPDLAANRIRPLRAPPPPPGRAPDLEQDLS from the exons ATGCAGCCGCCTCCGCGCAAG GGGAAGCTGAGCCAGGTGGTGAAGCTCCATTTTGCCGAGCAGCTGTGTGGTCtacagagcaagcagcagcGGGATGCCGAGCTCCTGGAGGACATCAG GTCCTACAGCAAGCAGAGGGCTGCGATTGAGCGGGAGTACGGGCAG gcactgcagaggCTGGCAAGCCAGTTTGTGAAGAGAGACTGGCAGCGGGGCCGCAGTGATGCTGGAGACTCAAG GAGTGTCTTTGCTGTCTGGAAGGGCATTATTGAGGGGACTGCATACACAGGGCAGGCACGTGTCACTGCCTCTGAAAGCTACCGCAGCCTGGCTGCTGAGGCCACCAAGAGCTCCCGGATGTCCAAAGAGAGGATGCTCAAGAAG AgcatggagcagctgcagaaggcacaggcagagctgctggagacgGTGAAGGAGCTAGATAAAGCAAAGAAGCAGTTCAGCCACCTGCAGCGCAGCAGCGAGGTGGCCAAGGATAAGGCTGCCGACGTGGAGGCACG ACTCCGTAAGAGTGACCGGAGGATTTTCCACACCAAGGCCAGCCTGCAGAAACTCAGTGCCAAG ttCTCCATGCAGATGGCGGAGTACTCAAAGCAGCGGGCAGGGGTGCAGAACGAGTACGTGCTGACGCTGGTGTCTGCCAATGCCCACCTGGAGCACTACTACCATGTCGAGCTGCCTGCCATCATGCAG GCTCTGGATGGGGACCTGTATGAGCGGCTACGGGACCACCTGAGCACGGCTGGCCGGGCAGAGGTGGAGAGCTGTGAGATCACGCAGGATTGGTTCCAGCGCATCTCAGAGGCGGCCGCACGG GTGTGCCGGGAGCAGGACCTCCTACTTTTCCTGCAGGACCACACCGCCTTCATGCTGGTGCCTGAGCAGCGCTTCCAGCTTGATGGCATCCAGGAG ATGTCCCTGCTGCAACCAGAGGATGGCGGAGCCAGCCTGGAGAAGGAGGCACGGCGCTGGGCCATGCGGGCAACACGAGACAGCAAGAACAAGGCACATGGCGAGGAG GTGCTGCAGAGGCTTGAGGCCAGGAGGCACCAGGTCCCCGAGGCAGAGGTGGCCGCTGTGGAGCGGCAAATGGAGGAAGTGCGAGAAAACATCTGGAAGGCAGAG GTTGGCAGGGCAAAGGCAGAGGCACGACTGGCACTGCTGCGTACAGCGGGGCTGGATGTGGATTCCTggctggctggggctgtgcgCGCAGGTGTGGAGCTCCCACGCACCCCCAGCACAGAGGCACCCACAGGGCTGGACCCCACTGAGTTCGATGACTATGACAGCGATGAGACGTTTGAGGAGGCTGAGCCCGGACATGCTGCTCGCACCTACCCCTACACTTGTCGGGTCATCTTTGGGTACCAG ggctgccatgCAGATGAGCTATCCATCGCgcagggagaggagctggaAGTTATTGAAGATGGTGATATGGAGGAGTGGGTGAAG GCTCGGAACAAGGCAGGGCAGGTCGGCTATGTCCCTGAGAAGTACCTGCTGTGCCTGAGCTGTGTGGGCAGTGAGTCGGGTTCAGCTGCCAGCACTGGAACCACAGGACCTTcgggggcagccctgcagcgACAGCTGTCCAGCATTATGGCTGCGGAGCTGGTCCTGGAGCCTGGAG CTTGGCTGGTGCGAGCCCTGTATGACTATGAGGGGCAGAGCCCCGAGGAGCTGAGCTTCCCTGAGGGAGCCATCATCCGCGTGCTGCCCCGTGCTGAGGATGAGGTGGATGATGGCTTCTGGACTGGAGATTTTGATGGCCGAGTTGGTGTTTTCCCCTCGCTGGTAGTGGAGGAACTGACTGGGGCACGGGGCACAGCTGGGCAG GAGCTTCCCTCACCATCCCCACCACCTTTTTCCCCTCCTGGCCTTGCACTCAGTGCCAGCCTGGGTTCCGGCCCTGAACTACTGCTGGAAGGTGAGTGTCAGGGGGGTGGCCTTGGGGGCACTCAGAGCCTGTCTGAGCCTTCTGTGGATCTAGTCTGCAGGCATGAGGGCACAAGCAGCGGGCAGAGCTCTCCAGACCTGGCAGCCAACCGCATCCGTCCG CTCCGCGCACCGCCCCCACCTCCTGGCCGAGCCCCTGACCTGGAGCAGGACCTCAGCTGA
- the FCHSD1 gene encoding F-BAR and double SH3 domains protein 1 isoform X2 produces MQPPPRKGKLSQVVKLHFAEQLCGLQSKQQRDAELLEDIRSYSKQRAAIEREYGQALQRLASQFVKRDWQRGRSDAGDSRSVFAVWKGIIEGTAYTGQARVTASESYRSLAAEATKSSRMSKERMLKKSMEQLQKAQAELLETVKELDKAKKQFSHLQRSSEVAKDKAADVEARLRKSDRRIFHTKASLQKLSAKFSMQMAEYSKQRAGVQNEYVLTLVSANAHLEHYYHVELPAIMQALDGDLYERLRDHLSTAGRAEVESCEITQDWFQRISEAAARVCREQDLLLFLQDHTAFMLVPEQRFQLDGIQEMSLLQPEDGGASLEKEARRWAMRATRDSKNKAHGEEVLQRLEARRHQVPEAEVAAVERQMEEVRENIWKAEVGRAKAEARLALLRTAGLDVDSWLAGAVRAGVELPRTPSTEAPTGLDPTEFDDYDSDETFEEAEPGHAARTYPYTCRVIFGYQGCHADELSIAQGEELEVIEDGDMEEWVKARNKAGQVGYVPEKYLLCLSCVGSESGSAASTGTTGPSGAALQRQLSSIMAAELVLEPGAWLVRALYDYEGQSPEELSFPEGAIIRVLPRAEDEVDDGFWTGDFDGRVGVFPSLVVEELTGARGTAGQELPSPSPPPFSPPGLALSASLGSGPELLLEVCRHEGTSSGQSSPDLAANRIRPLRAPPPPPGRAPDLEQDLS; encoded by the exons ATGCAGCCGCCTCCGCGCAAG GGGAAGCTGAGCCAGGTGGTGAAGCTCCATTTTGCCGAGCAGCTGTGTGGTCtacagagcaagcagcagcGGGATGCCGAGCTCCTGGAGGACATCAG GTCCTACAGCAAGCAGAGGGCTGCGATTGAGCGGGAGTACGGGCAG gcactgcagaggCTGGCAAGCCAGTTTGTGAAGAGAGACTGGCAGCGGGGCCGCAGTGATGCTGGAGACTCAAG GAGTGTCTTTGCTGTCTGGAAGGGCATTATTGAGGGGACTGCATACACAGGGCAGGCACGTGTCACTGCCTCTGAAAGCTACCGCAGCCTGGCTGCTGAGGCCACCAAGAGCTCCCGGATGTCCAAAGAGAGGATGCTCAAGAAG AgcatggagcagctgcagaaggcacaggcagagctgctggagacgGTGAAGGAGCTAGATAAAGCAAAGAAGCAGTTCAGCCACCTGCAGCGCAGCAGCGAGGTGGCCAAGGATAAGGCTGCCGACGTGGAGGCACG ACTCCGTAAGAGTGACCGGAGGATTTTCCACACCAAGGCCAGCCTGCAGAAACTCAGTGCCAAG ttCTCCATGCAGATGGCGGAGTACTCAAAGCAGCGGGCAGGGGTGCAGAACGAGTACGTGCTGACGCTGGTGTCTGCCAATGCCCACCTGGAGCACTACTACCATGTCGAGCTGCCTGCCATCATGCAG GCTCTGGATGGGGACCTGTATGAGCGGCTACGGGACCACCTGAGCACGGCTGGCCGGGCAGAGGTGGAGAGCTGTGAGATCACGCAGGATTGGTTCCAGCGCATCTCAGAGGCGGCCGCACGG GTGTGCCGGGAGCAGGACCTCCTACTTTTCCTGCAGGACCACACCGCCTTCATGCTGGTGCCTGAGCAGCGCTTCCAGCTTGATGGCATCCAGGAG ATGTCCCTGCTGCAACCAGAGGATGGCGGAGCCAGCCTGGAGAAGGAGGCACGGCGCTGGGCCATGCGGGCAACACGAGACAGCAAGAACAAGGCACATGGCGAGGAG GTGCTGCAGAGGCTTGAGGCCAGGAGGCACCAGGTCCCCGAGGCAGAGGTGGCCGCTGTGGAGCGGCAAATGGAGGAAGTGCGAGAAAACATCTGGAAGGCAGAG GTTGGCAGGGCAAAGGCAGAGGCACGACTGGCACTGCTGCGTACAGCGGGGCTGGATGTGGATTCCTggctggctggggctgtgcgCGCAGGTGTGGAGCTCCCACGCACCCCCAGCACAGAGGCACCCACAGGGCTGGACCCCACTGAGTTCGATGACTATGACAGCGATGAGACGTTTGAGGAGGCTGAGCCCGGACATGCTGCTCGCACCTACCCCTACACTTGTCGGGTCATCTTTGGGTACCAG ggctgccatgCAGATGAGCTATCCATCGCgcagggagaggagctggaAGTTATTGAAGATGGTGATATGGAGGAGTGGGTGAAG GCTCGGAACAAGGCAGGGCAGGTCGGCTATGTCCCTGAGAAGTACCTGCTGTGCCTGAGCTGTGTGGGCAGTGAGTCGGGTTCAGCTGCCAGCACTGGAACCACAGGACCTTcgggggcagccctgcagcgACAGCTGTCCAGCATTATGGCTGCGGAGCTGGTCCTGGAGCCTGGAG CTTGGCTGGTGCGAGCCCTGTATGACTATGAGGGGCAGAGCCCCGAGGAGCTGAGCTTCCCTGAGGGAGCCATCATCCGCGTGCTGCCCCGTGCTGAGGATGAGGTGGATGATGGCTTCTGGACTGGAGATTTTGATGGCCGAGTTGGTGTTTTCCCCTCGCTGGTAGTGGAGGAACTGACTGGGGCACGGGGCACAGCTGGGCAG GAGCTTCCCTCACCATCCCCACCACCTTTTTCCCCTCCTGGCCTTGCACTCAGTGCCAGCCTGGGTTCCGGCCCTGAACTACTGCTGGAAG TCTGCAGGCATGAGGGCACAAGCAGCGGGCAGAGCTCTCCAGACCTGGCAGCCAACCGCATCCGTCCG CTCCGCGCACCGCCCCCACCTCCTGGCCGAGCCCCTGACCTGGAGCAGGACCTCAGCTGA
- the LOC104913232 gene encoding proteinase-activated receptor 3-like, with amino-acid sequence MAQLVTSPGFAGFGVTLLLGLATQLPLAHSKGRAFWHLNPREEAECPDASLESFLNSTTTTILLPTLYSVVLLVGLPANVLACWVLAKNFRRCSSSLFLLNLAAADLLFILLLPFKISYHLLGNHWLFGDYLCRTMVALFYGNMYTSILFLTCIGVERYVSVAHPFLWKGSTETWGRAGVCVAIWLLVVLGVSPLLFYPQTEHISKLNITTCHDVQGKDNFFRHYFLCLVGLGFGVPFVLMIISHGCILARLLAKQESYGHVVRVLAVVLLAFLLCFTPSNVLLFMHYLQQDTGCNNITYSWYALALAFSAFNNCFDPFLYFYISKDFRGWIWEAGCCLWGLGTKGEWKKTALPLRSSEQSQL; translated from the exons ATGGCCCAGCTTGTGACATCGCCTGGCTTTGCTGGCTTTGGTGTCACCCTCCTGCTCGGCTTGGCCACACAGCTGCCCCTGG cacacagcaaaggGCGGGCATTTTGGCACCTGAACCCCCGTGAAGAAGCTGAGTGCCCGGACGCTTCTCTAGAATCCTTCCTCAACAGCACCACGACCACCATCCTCCTCCCCACCCTCTACTCTGTGGTGCTGCTCGTGGGGCTGCCTGCCAATGTGCTGGCCTGCTGGGTCCTGGCCAAAAACttcaggaggtgctccagtagcctcttcctgctcaacctgGCCGCTGCTGATCTCCTCTTCATCCTTCTGCTGCCCTTCAAGATCTCCTACCACCTCCTGGGCAACCACTGGCTCTTTGGGGACTACCTCTGCCGCACCATGGTGGCCCTTTTCTATGGGAACATGTACACCTCCATCCTCTTCCTCACCTGCATTGGCGTGGAACGCTATGTCTCTGTGGCCCACCCGTTCCTCTGGAAGGGCTCTACAGAGACGTGGGGCAGGGCAGGCGTCTGCGTGGCCATCTGGCTGCTGGTGGTGTTGGGTGTGAGCCCGCTGCTGTTCTACCCACAGACAGAGCACATCTCGAAGCTGAACATCACGACGTGCCACGATGTCCAAGGGAAAGACAATTTTTTCCGGCACTATTTCCTCTGCCTGGTGGGGCTGGGTTTCGGCGTGCCCTTTGTGCTCATGATCATCTCCCATGGCTGCATCTTGGCTCGGCTGCTGGCCAAGCAGGAGAGCTATGGGCACGTGGTGCGTGTCCTGGCTGTGGTCCTGCTGgccttcctcctctgcttcacCCCCAGCAACGTGCTGCTCTTCATGCACTACCTGCAACAGGACACGGGCTGCAACAACATCACTTACAGCTGGTATGCCCTGGCCTTGGCTTTCAGTGCTTTTAACAACTGCTTCGATCCCTTCCTCTATTTCTACATCTCCAAGGATTTTCGGGGCTGGATATGGGAGGCTGGCTGCTGCCTCTGGGGGCTGGGGACAAAGGGGGAATGGAAGAAGACAGCCTTGCCCCTGCGGTCCAGTGAGCAGAGCCAGCTGTAG